A genome region from Staphylococcus capitis subsp. capitis includes the following:
- the dnaA gene encoding chromosomal replication initiator protein DnaA, with protein MSEKEIWDKVLELAQERISHTSYHTFIKDTQLYSLKNDEAIILTSLSFNANWLNQKYSEIMQAIIYDVIGYEVKPLFITEDELADYNNGASNEPQEPQTSTSTIEDNDGGKEQFNIHNTFDTFVIGPGNRFPHAASLAVAEAPAEAYNPLFIYGGVGLGKTHLMHAIGHHVLSNQPSAKVIYTSSEKFTNEFIKSIRDNETEAFREKYRNIDVLLIDDIQFIQNKEQTQEEFFHTFNELHQNNKQIVISSDRPPKEIAKLEDRLRSRFEWGLIVDITPPDYETRMAILQKKIEEENLDIPPEALNYIANQIQSNIRELEGALTRLLAYSKLQGKPITTELAAEALKDIIQAPKSKKITIQDIQKVVGQYYSVRIEDFSAKKRTKSIAYPRQIAMYLSRELTDFSLPKIGEEFGGRDHTTVIHAHEKIANDIKADPTFKQEIENLEKEIRNQ; from the coding sequence ATGTCAGAGAAAGAAATTTGGGACAAAGTTTTAGAACTTGCTCAAGAAAGAATTTCACATACCAGTTATCATACGTTTATTAAAGATACTCAACTCTATTCACTTAAAAATGACGAAGCCATTATTTTAACGAGCCTATCTTTTAATGCGAATTGGCTTAATCAAAAATACTCTGAAATAATGCAAGCTATTATATATGATGTCATTGGTTATGAAGTGAAACCGCTATTTATTACTGAAGATGAACTCGCCGACTATAACAATGGTGCATCTAATGAACCTCAAGAACCACAAACGTCAACATCTACAATTGAAGATAATGATGGTGGTAAAGAACAATTTAATATTCATAACACATTCGATACATTTGTTATTGGTCCAGGGAACCGCTTCCCACATGCTGCAAGTTTAGCTGTAGCTGAAGCCCCAGCTGAAGCTTATAACCCATTATTCATTTATGGGGGCGTAGGTTTAGGTAAAACACACTTGATGCATGCGATTGGTCATCATGTTCTTAGTAATCAACCTAGTGCTAAAGTGATTTACACATCTAGTGAGAAATTTACTAACGAATTTATCAAATCTATTCGTGATAATGAGACTGAAGCTTTCCGTGAGAAGTATCGAAACATCGATGTATTACTTATAGATGATATTCAATTCATTCAAAATAAAGAACAGACGCAAGAAGAATTCTTCCATACATTTAATGAATTACATCAAAACAATAAGCAAATAGTTATTTCAAGTGATCGTCCACCTAAAGAAATTGCTAAATTAGAAGATCGATTACGTTCACGTTTCGAGTGGGGATTAATCGTTGACATTACACCACCTGATTACGAAACAAGAATGGCGATATTACAAAAGAAAATTGAAGAAGAAAACCTTGATATACCACCAGAAGCGCTTAATTATATTGCCAATCAAATCCAGTCAAATATTCGTGAACTTGAAGGTGCACTCACTAGACTTTTAGCTTACTCCAAACTTCAAGGCAAACCGATAACTACAGAATTAGCTGCTGAAGCTCTAAAAGATATTATTCAAGCACCTAAATCCAAAAAGATTACAATTCAAGATATTCAAAAAGTCGTTGGTCAATATTATAGTGTACGCATTGAGGATTTCAGTGCTAAAAAACGTACTAAATCTATTGCATATCCGCGTCAAATTGCTATGTATCTATCCCGTGAATTGACTGATTTCTCACTACCAAAAATTGGAGAAGAATTTGGTGGACGAGATCATACCACTGTCATTCATGCACATGAAAAGATAGCTAACGACATCAAAGCAGACCCTACTTTTAAACAAGAAATCGAAAACTTAGAAAAAGAAATTAGAAATCAGTAA
- the yaaA gene encoding S4 domain-containing protein YaaA: MIILVQEVVVEGNITLGQFLKTEGIIESGGQAKWFLQDFEVLINGQRETRRGKKLEHNDRIDITELPEDTGSFLIIHQGEQ, translated from the coding sequence GTGATAATTTTGGTTCAAGAAGTTGTTGTAGAAGGAAACATAACTTTAGGTCAATTTCTTAAAACTGAAGGCATTATTGAATCTGGTGGACAAGCTAAATGGTTCCTCCAAGATTTCGAAGTTTTAATAAACGGCCAACGTGAGACACGTCGCGGGAAGAAATTAGAACATAACGACCGAATTGATATCACAGAATTACCTGAAGATACTGGTTCTTTTCTAATCATCCATCAAGGTGAACAATGA
- the recF gene encoding DNA replication/repair protein RecF encodes MKLNTLQLENYRNYEEVTLDCHPEVNILIGENAQGKTNLLESIYTLALAKSHRTSNDKELIRFKADYAKIEGELSYRHGTMPLTMFITKKGKQVKVNHLEQSKLTQYVGHLNVVLFAPEDLNIVKGSPQIRRRFIDMELGQISAVYLNDLAQYQRILKQKNNYLKQLQIGQKTDTTMLEVLNQQFAQYALKVTLRREHFIKELEELAQPIHSGITNEREKLGLKYLPSLKLSDYEKEESELLEEVIELLNDNLQREKERGVCLYGPHRDDLGFNVNGMDAQTYGSQGQQRTTALSIKLAEIELMNIEVGEYPILLLDDVLSELDDSRQTHLLSTIQHKVQTFVTTTSVDGIDHEIMNNAKLYRISQGELLK; translated from the coding sequence ATGAAACTTAATACACTCCAATTAGAGAATTATCGTAACTATGAAGAGGTTACATTAGATTGTCATCCTGAAGTGAATATCCTCATAGGAGAAAACGCGCAAGGAAAGACAAATTTACTTGAATCAATTTATACGCTAGCGCTAGCTAAAAGTCATCGTACTTCGAATGACAAGGAACTCATACGTTTTAAAGCTGACTATGCTAAAATAGAAGGTGAGCTGAGTTATAGACATGGCACAATGCCACTTACAATGTTTATAACTAAAAAAGGTAAACAAGTTAAAGTCAATCACCTTGAACAAAGTAAACTGACTCAATATGTGGGACACTTGAATGTCGTTTTATTTGCTCCTGAAGATTTGAATATTGTTAAAGGTTCACCACAGATACGACGACGTTTCATAGACATGGAGTTAGGACAAATTTCAGCCGTTTACTTAAATGATTTAGCTCAATACCAACGTATTCTTAAACAAAAGAATAACTATTTGAAGCAATTACAAATTGGGCAGAAGACAGATACGACAATGTTAGAAGTGTTAAATCAACAATTTGCTCAATATGCTTTAAAGGTAACGTTACGTCGTGAGCATTTTATAAAAGAACTGGAAGAACTTGCGCAACCGATTCATTCAGGGATTACGAATGAGCGTGAGAAGTTAGGACTTAAATATTTACCAAGTTTAAAGTTAAGTGATTATGAAAAGGAAGAGTCAGAATTGCTCGAGGAGGTCATCGAATTATTAAACGATAACCTTCAAAGAGAGAAAGAAAGAGGTGTGTGTCTTTATGGACCACATCGAGATGATTTAGGATTCAATGTTAATGGCATGGATGCACAAACATATGGATCACAAGGACAACAAAGAACTACAGCATTGTCGATCAAATTGGCAGAGATTGAATTAATGAACATTGAAGTTGGAGAGTATCCAATATTATTACTGGACGATGTACTCAGTGAACTTGATGATTCACGTCAAACGCATCTTCTAAGTACAATCCAACATAAAGTACAGACATTTGTGACTACAACCTCTGTTGACGGTATAGATCATGAAATTATGAATAATGCTAAGTTATACCGTATAAGTCAAGGCGAATTACTAAAGTAA
- the dnaN gene encoding DNA polymerase III subunit beta, translated as MMEFTIKRDYFINQLNDTLKAISPRTTLPILTGIKIDAKDNEVILTGSDSEISIEITIPKQVDGEDIVEISETGSVVLPGRFFVDIIKKLPGKDVKLSTNEQFQTLITSGHSEFNLSGLDPDQYPLLPEVSRDDAIQLSVKVIKNIIAQTNFAVSTSETRPVLTGVNWLIQDNELICTATDSHRLAVRKLQLEDTSENKNVIIPGKALSELNKIMSDSDEDIDIFFASNQVLFRVGNVNFISRLLEGHYPDTTRLFPENYEIKLGINNGDFYHAIDRASLLAREGGNNVIKLSTGNELVELSSTSPEIGTVKEEVTANDVEGGNLKISFNSKYMMDALKAIDNDEVEVEFFGTMKPFILKPKDDDSVTQLILPIRTY; from the coding sequence ATGATGGAATTCACAATTAAAAGAGATTATTTTATTAATCAACTTAATGACACATTAAAAGCAATTTCACCTAGAACAACATTACCAATTTTAACTGGTATCAAAATTGATGCTAAAGATAATGAAGTGATTTTAACTGGTTCAGACTCAGAAATCTCAATTGAAATTACAATTCCTAAACAAGTTGACGGTGAGGACATCGTTGAAATCTCAGAAACAGGATCAGTAGTACTCCCTGGTCGTTTCTTCGTAGATATCATCAAAAAGTTACCTGGTAAAGATGTTAAATTATCTACAAATGAACAGTTCCAAACATTGATTACTTCAGGACATTCAGAATTTAACTTAAGTGGATTAGATCCAGATCAATATCCATTATTACCTGAAGTATCAAGAGATGACGCAATTCAATTATCAGTTAAAGTAATTAAAAACATCATTGCTCAAACAAATTTTGCAGTGTCCACCTCAGAAACACGCCCAGTGTTAACTGGTGTGAACTGGCTTATACAAGATAATGAATTAATATGCACTGCTACTGACTCACACCGCTTGGCTGTAAGAAAGTTACAATTGGAAGATACTTCTGAAAATAAAAATGTCATCATTCCAGGTAAAGCTTTATCAGAATTAAATAAAATTATGAGTGATAGTGACGAAGATATTGATATCTTCTTTGCATCAAACCAAGTTCTATTTAGAGTAGGAAACGTTAACTTTATCTCTCGTTTACTTGAAGGTCATTATCCAGATACAACGCGTCTATTCCCAGAAAACTATGAAATTAAGTTAGGCATCAATAACGGTGACTTCTATCATGCTATCGATCGTGCATCTCTTTTAGCACGTGAAGGTGGAAATAATGTTATTAAATTGAGCACTGGAAATGAGTTAGTAGAATTATCATCAACATCACCAGAAATTGGTACAGTAAAAGAAGAAGTAACTGCAAATGATGTTGAAGGTGGAAACTTAAAAATTTCATTCAACTCTAAATACATGATGGATGCTCTAAAAGCCATCGATAATGATGAAGTTGAAGTAGAATTCTTTGGAACAATGAAACCATTTATTTTGAAACCGAAAGATGACGATTCAGTAACTCAATTGATTTTACCAATTAGAACTTATTAG